A region from the Anaerolineae bacterium genome encodes:
- a CDS encoding zf-HC2 domain-containing protein, with translation MTHEKYIEQISLWLDNELSPAESAELQTHLAECPACERICQALQGIDQFLHQASTVMKGPQPGFSARFEARLARQNDRRNQMWLGLTVLFLGTLAFAVIGAIAGGAILIGARATMLNVQTLYYFLGELGGVVNQIRAFINLGGLFFKVALLAMSQPLFWGYVIVTMLLTATWFRVMQLLYRRAPVTGNLLLV, from the coding sequence ATGACGCACGAAAAATATATTGAACAAATTTCACTGTGGTTAGACAATGAACTCAGCCCCGCCGAAAGCGCCGAACTGCAAACCCACCTGGCCGAATGTCCCGCCTGTGAGCGCATTTGCCAGGCTTTGCAGGGGATTGACCAGTTTCTGCATCAGGCGTCAACCGTGATGAAGGGACCCCAACCGGGTTTTAGCGCCCGCTTTGAGGCGCGGCTGGCCCGCCAGAACGACAGGCGAAACCAGATGTGGTTGGGCCTGACCGTACTCTTCCTGGGTACGCTTGCTTTTGCCGTGATTGGCGCTATTGCCGGGGGTGCAATTCTGATTGGCGCCAGGGCCACCATGCTTAACGTGCAAACACTTTATTACTTTCTGGGTGAGTTAGGCGGCGTGGTCAACCAGATTCGTGCTTTTATTAACCTGGGCGGCCTGTTTTTCAAAGTGGCCTTGCTGGCCATGAGCCAACCTCTTTTCTGGGGTTATGTTATTGTTACCATGCTCTTAACCGCCACCTGGTTCCGGGTAATGCAACTGCTCTATCGCCGGGCGCCGGTTACAGGCAACCTGTTGCTAGTTTGA
- a CDS encoding polymer-forming cytoskeletal protein, whose amino-acid sequence MKQKLLVLPLILILFLIFAPPALAQGPEDGRVVFGGNLTLEAGEEINGDVVVFGGNVTLRPESVVDGDMVVFGGNANVDGTIKGDIGMLGGNINLGDTAIVEGDIGLIGGNASVAEGARIEGKIERIGGRLNGEEGFSAPIPPIPPIPPIPDIPEAPEPPVRTHTWPDKAFGFFENLVSDIVGNITLLIVLGVVGWLVATFMPQQMKTVSDVIVDTPVVSFGVGLLTTLIVMASMLLVLTICLAFVPLIAAVLLGVAILLGWLVAGQILGERLLVAAGNPAPNFVLSTVVGVMILTIVANMPIIGQIPCIGWILGFLGWLAGMIITLTSLGAVILTRFGARPYYAASYPTPRGPAPVPRPRPGAWTKADFSDEDFSDLDVNSASDAELRAKIRAALDEAGEEEKPKKKRSPRKKPTGEESPEPDEPTGNNPDPDADK is encoded by the coding sequence ATGAAACAAAAACTTTTAGTCTTACCTTTAATCTTAATTCTTTTTCTCATCTTTGCGCCCCCTGCTTTGGCCCAAGGCCCCGAGGACGGGCGGGTTGTGTTTGGGGGGAATCTCACCTTAGAGGCCGGGGAAGAGATTAACGGCGATGTAGTTGTATTTGGCGGCAACGTGACGTTACGTCCAGAGAGTGTCGTTGACGGCGACATGGTTGTATTTGGCGGCAACGCCAACGTAGATGGCACCATTAAAGGTGATATTGGCATGCTTGGCGGCAACATCAATCTGGGCGATACCGCTATAGTTGAAGGAGATATTGGCCTTATCGGCGGCAATGCCTCGGTGGCTGAAGGTGCCCGGATAGAGGGCAAAATCGAAAGAATAGGCGGAAGACTCAACGGCGAAGAGGGTTTTTCCGCTCCTATCCCGCCGATCCCGCCTATCCCTCCCATTCCCGACATACCGGAAGCTCCCGAACCGCCTGTCAGGACTCACACCTGGCCAGATAAAGCCTTTGGCTTTTTTGAAAACTTGGTCAGCGACATTGTGGGGAACATTACTTTACTGATTGTATTGGGCGTGGTAGGTTGGTTAGTGGCCACCTTTATGCCCCAACAGATGAAAACTGTAAGCGATGTTATTGTAGACACGCCGGTAGTGAGTTTTGGCGTTGGCTTGTTGACCACCCTTATTGTGATGGCCAGCATGCTGCTGGTATTGACCATTTGCCTGGCCTTTGTGCCCCTCATTGCGGCGGTTCTGCTGGGGGTTGCGATCCTGCTAGGTTGGCTTGTGGCCGGTCAAATTCTGGGAGAACGTTTACTGGTAGCCGCCGGAAATCCGGCCCCTAACTTTGTGCTCTCCACCGTGGTCGGCGTGATGATCCTCACCATTGTGGCCAATATGCCCATTATCGGCCAGATACCCTGCATCGGTTGGATTTTAGGTTTTCTGGGCTGGCTGGCGGGCATGATTATTACCCTGACCAGTTTAGGCGCGGTTATCCTGACCCGCTTTGGCGCCCGGCCTTATTACGCTGCCTCATACCCCACCCCCCGCGGCCCGGCGCCTGTTCCCCGGCCCAGGCCCGGCGCCTGGACAAAGGCCGACTTCTCTGACGAAGATTTTTCAGACCTGGACGTAAACAGCGCCTCTGATGCCGAACTGCGGGCCAAGATCAGAGCCGCCCTGGATGAAGCCGGTGAAGAAGAAAAACCCAAGAAAAAACGAAGCCCCCGGAAAAAACCAACCGGCGAGGAATCGCCGGAACCGGATGAACCCACCGGCAACAACCCCGACCCCGATGCGGATAAATAG
- the murJ gene encoding murein biosynthesis integral membrane protein MurJ, whose protein sequence is MNQAETTQTTTHIRRIARAATLVMALFIVSRLLGLLREMVIARQFGLSAEMDAYLAAFRLPDFLFYVVAGGALGSAFIPVFTGYLTRQDLTGAWRLASAVINWVMLILSGLAAAAAIFAPWLVRAFFGDFTPAQQLLTIELMRWMLISTVIFGISGVVMGILNAHQHFFLPALAPVIYNGAIIMGAWLWGPTWGVRGLTAGVVLGAVGHLFIQVPGLVRQQMRYRPVLAWREAGLREVGRLMAPRVLGLAAVQINFVVNVVLASGLAEGSLTALNYGWIIMLLPQGIIAQSVATALFPTLAALAARGEQDELRRVFGITLRNLLFLTLPASVGLIILREPIVRLLLQGGKFDAASTATTAWALGFFALGLVGHAVVEIVTRAFYALKNTKTPVAVAVVAMALNIGLSLTLLRLFAWLAWPLHGGLALANSIAVTLEMAALLILLRPLMGGLAKTALWPSVAKMSLAAAGMALVLLVLLPVLPATGKWLGGIIGILVGGLVYVGLAYLLRVQELEIIRRQVTRRMGQRVGLKN, encoded by the coding sequence ATGAACCAGGCCGAAACAACCCAAACCACAACTCATATCAGGCGCATTGCCCGGGCGGCCACGCTGGTGATGGCGCTGTTTATTGTCAGCCGGCTGTTGGGACTGTTGCGGGAGATGGTCATTGCCCGCCAGTTTGGCCTCAGCGCCGAGATGGACGCTTACCTGGCTGCTTTTCGTTTGCCTGATTTTCTGTTTTACGTGGTGGCCGGCGGAGCCTTAGGCTCTGCCTTTATTCCCGTATTTACCGGCTATCTGACCCGCCAGGATTTGACCGGCGCGTGGCGTTTGGCGTCGGCTGTGATTAATTGGGTGATGCTTATTTTATCAGGCCTGGCCGCCGCCGCCGCAATTTTTGCGCCCTGGTTGGTCCGGGCCTTTTTTGGCGATTTTACCCCGGCCCAACAACTGCTGACCATTGAATTGATGCGCTGGATGCTCATCTCTACGGTTATTTTTGGAATCAGCGGCGTGGTGATGGGTATTTTGAACGCGCACCAGCATTTTTTTCTGCCGGCCCTGGCCCCGGTTATTTATAACGGGGCCATTATTATGGGCGCGTGGCTTTGGGGGCCTACCTGGGGGGTGCGGGGTTTAACGGCGGGCGTAGTGCTGGGGGCCGTGGGCCACCTGTTCATCCAGGTGCCGGGCCTGGTGCGGCAACAGATGCGTTACCGGCCCGTATTGGCCTGGCGCGAGGCCGGTTTGCGCGAGGTGGGGCGGCTGATGGCCCCGCGGGTGTTGGGCCTGGCCGCAGTGCAAATAAACTTTGTGGTCAACGTGGTGCTGGCCTCCGGCCTGGCTGAGGGCAGTTTGACCGCGCTCAATTACGGCTGGATCATTATGCTGCTGCCGCAGGGCATTATAGCCCAGTCGGTGGCCACGGCCCTTTTCCCCACCCTGGCGGCGCTGGCGGCCCGGGGAGAACAGGACGAGTTGCGCCGCGTATTTGGCATAACCTTACGTAATTTGCTTTTTCTAACCTTGCCCGCCTCGGTGGGCCTGATCATTTTGCGCGAACCAATTGTGCGCTTATTGTTGCAGGGGGGAAAATTTGATGCCGCCTCAACCGCAACCACAGCCTGGGCTTTGGGCTTTTTTGCCCTGGGCCTGGTAGGCCATGCCGTAGTGGAAATAGTGACGCGAGCCTTTTATGCTCTCAAAAATACCAAAACCCCGGTAGCCGTAGCCGTGGTGGCAATGGCGCTTAATATTGGCTTAAGTTTAACGTTGTTGAGACTTTTTGCCTGGTTGGCGTGGCCGCTCCACGGCGGCTTGGCTCTGGCCAATTCCATTGCCGTGACATTGGAAATGGCGGCCTTGTTGATTTTACTGCGCCCTTTGATGGGCGGGTTGGCTAAAACCGCTCTGTGGCCCTCTGTGGCCAAGATGAGTTTAGCTGCGGCAGGCATGGCCCTGGTGCTGTTGGTTTTGCTGCCTGTTTTGCCTGCAACCGGCAAGTGGCTGGGTGGGATCATTGGTATTCTGGTTGGTGGTTTGGTTTACGTAGGGCTGGCCTACCTGCTCCGGGTGCAAGAGCTAGAGATAATCCGGCGGCAAGTGACCCGGCGAATGGGCCAGAGAGTGGGGCTGAAAAATTAA